The Bactrocera dorsalis isolate Fly_Bdor chromosome 3, ASM2337382v1, whole genome shotgun sequence genomic interval tttttaatgtaCCTCATTTGAactttaagtacatacatatatgctctaCTTTGaattaactattttttctgttgttataattttgaattatccTTGCAAATCTCAAGCATATacggaaatatatttatttatatatggaaGGAGAAGATAATTGGTTGTGGGCCCGTAACAtctgtatgtatttactatgtgaatacttaatatttaatatatgaagatatttttatacttgcACATCTTTACAATAACGCCTAGAATAAGGTATTTcttttatgaacaaaaaaaaaaaacattttaataaaacttcaaaTGTTGAATATTTCTGAATTAAAGTTGGtgggtgttttaatttgatttttaaacgaAAAAGTGAACGGTTTAAAAAAAGTAACTGTCTATGATTATTTTCTTGGCTAACTGCAACCCTGGTGCGCCCGGGTAAATGAAACCAATGAATAGTTGggaaaaaaataactatttctACCAATAGACATATTGCAAATGTTCTATTGTTATAAAACCACGAAATGTAACttaaatacacatttatgtacttatgtacgtactagttatataaaaatgacaaaCGTATGTGAAGTATTGCATGAATTGTTATCAACGATTATTAGTGGCGTTgtaccaaaaattttttcaccAACTCAAGTTTTTTCCTACACGGTATGCTCGTCTCCACAATAACAACCGGCATATAAATAGAACATGTGTTATCTCGTTTGCACGCGTTGAGCTTCATAGCAAAACAAGATCAGTGCTGTCAGAATTTCTGGTTCCCAACATAGCACagtcattaatattttattctgtttCCAGACCTTGCAGCGTAAGTAGCGTTCTGCTGATAACGACATTTCTAATAAGAAACTCATTAAGTGTTGTTGTGTTTACTTTGCAGGTGTGTGGCATTCGGTGATTTCAATTAAATAGTGCAAAGATGGCGAATATTGCAAAACTTTTGGCCGGACGTGCCCAACATGTACTACAAGTGGCCGCAAAGCAGCCACAGTTGGCACCGCGTTTCTTTGCCTCTGGTAagtccaatatacatatgtatgtacataagaagttaaaatttatatagaagATTCCAAAGCTGCAATCTCTTGTGTCTCCGGCTATCTTTGTGCCCTTATGAACTTCCATACATATTACATGTATAGCAATGTATACATGTGAAAGTAAAAGCTTGGACTTTGTACATTATATCGACTGTTGTTTTTACTTCTTTTGTGCAAAAATCAAGTGTTttgatcatatttattttagaaaagtatgtacatatgaacgtTTGTTGAGTTCAAGTGCAAggtgtttaattaaaaaaggagGTGTGACAAAAAATAAGTAGCTGTCACTCGtttgtttttggttaatttGACGACAGCGTTATGTAATGACATTGACGTGTTAGAGTTCACAtgcttatttgttattgttttcatagttttttttgctttgtcgGATGATGTTTATAAAATTAGTAATGAAATAGGAAACCgcatttgtttaaattaattgcatatggttaaatacatacatatgtatgtacatacatttgtatgtaatttatgcaaaaatgcCGGTTGTTACCTAAGTTAGTACAGAAATGTTTGTAAGTGGAAAATTTAAAcagaatatacatacttatatgtatgtataatacattgtatatgtatgtataaatgcaaatgtatgtacttacatatgtatataacgatGCTTTGCTGAAATTTTTCTATGctcaaaactaataaaaacaatGTGATTGGATAATATGCAAGTGTTTAACCATACAGCAATGAATAGTATCGATATATAATgagaattatattatttaccaaaatattaaaaaaaaaaattatatatatatttacttgtatttcAATAACAAATGCGGCATGTACTTTTCTTCCACAGCCGCCAACTTGGAGTACATCAAGCACGAAGTGACTGGTGAAAAGAAGAATGTCGCCGTTATCACATTGAATCGCCCCAAAGCGCTTAATGCTCTGTGCAATGGTCTAATGTTGGAACTGAGTCAAGCACTCGATACGTATGAGCGGGACGCGAATGTTGCCGCCATTGTTATCACAGGTAGCGAGAAAGCATTTGCAGCTGGTGCTGATATTAAAGAAATGCAATCGAACACCTATTCCGACTGCATTATGGGTAACTTCTTGAATGACTGGACACGCGTCGCACGTTGCCAAAAACCCATTATTGCCGCCGTGAATGGTTATGCCTTGGGTGGTGGCTGTGAGTTGGCTATGATGTGCGACATCATTTATGCCGGTGAAAAGGCGAAATTCGGTCAGCCAGAAATTGCTTTGGGCACTATTCCCGGTGCTGGTGGCACTCAACGTTTGACACGTGCTGTTGGCAAATCTAAGGCTATGGAAATCTGTTTGACTGGCAACATGATATCTGCCGTGGAGGCGGAGAAAATGGGTTTGGTCAGCAAGGTATTGCCCGCCGATCAGTTGGTTAGCGAAGCTATCAAATTGGGTGAGAAGATTGGCACACACTCAGGCTTGATTGTGCAACTGTGCAAAGAGGCCGTAAATACAGCGTACGAAACTACATTGCAAGAAGGTCTGAAGTTCGAACGCAGAACCTTCCATGCTACATTCGCAACTGTGAGTAAATgtgattaatttaattttaattttattaaaaaatttaaatgttatcTTTATTGTGCTAACACGCTTATTATCCATATCTTTGTAGGAGGATCGTAAGGAGGGCATGACTGCTTTCGTTGAGAAGCGTCCAGCTAAATTCAGCAATCTTTAAActataagcaaaaattaaagcatTTGGTTCATATATGGATCCTTATGTCTGGAACTTCATGCCAGTTATGCATTTATATGTTATtttatcttaaatatttttgtaaacagaAAAATACTGCAATTTCTAGcaacaaaagtgaaaaatatatattttgttaaagaacgtatacatatacatgtacatagtatatatagaGTACACATCATGAActtgttatatataaaataaattacctttttaattaaaacatttgcAATGCTTTGCTATTTCAGTGATTCTTATACAGTACGCTAAAGCTATGTTGTTCGGGTTAAGTAGACACAACTGTAGCGGAAACGGTTTAGGAAACGAATCGGCTTCGTAGTTTTTGACTATGACATACAGAAATCCCGGCCCATTGCTGTTAAATAATTGCTTGAGGTAATGCCCAAGAAAGTAGCAACCAGCTTAATTAAGGAAAACTTTCCACCTGAACAAACTCCGCAGATTCTTCAGATCGGTCCACTGACTTTTTTCCGTTACACAAACAGTTTCGgttt includes:
- the LOC105232833 gene encoding enoyl-CoA hydratase, mitochondrial; this translates as MANIAKLLAGRAQHVLQVAAKQPQLAPRFFASAANLEYIKHEVTGEKKNVAVITLNRPKALNALCNGLMLELSQALDTYERDANVAAIVITGSEKAFAAGADIKEMQSNTYSDCIMGNFLNDWTRVARCQKPIIAAVNGYALGGGCELAMMCDIIYAGEKAKFGQPEIALGTIPGAGGTQRLTRAVGKSKAMEICLTGNMISAVEAEKMGLVSKVLPADQLVSEAIKLGEKIGTHSGLIVQLCKEAVNTAYETTLQEGLKFERRTFHATFATEDRKEGMTAFVEKRPAKFSNL